The Topomyia yanbarensis strain Yona2022 unplaced genomic scaffold, ASM3024719v1 HiC_scaffold_79, whole genome shotgun sequence genome window below encodes:
- the LOC131696144 gene encoding probable sodium/potassium/calcium exchanger CG1090: MGITFLAAGTSVPEAVSSVIVAKQGHGSMGISNSIGSNTFDILLCLGLPWFIKAAFSPIEPGHHWVGINSAGLEYSAISLLSTLLLLYIAFWLNKFKLNRRVGNTCLIMYAMFLIMASLIELNVFFPVNLPTCVR, from the exons ATGGGAATCACCTTTTTGGCGGCAGGAACAAGCGTTCCAGAAGCGGTTTCTAGCGTAATAGTCGCTAAGCAGG GGCATGGTTCCATGGGAATCAGCAACTCGATCGGATCGAACACGTTTGACATCCTGCTGTGTTTGGGGCTGCCATGGTTCATCAAAGCTGCTTTCTCACCGATCGAACCGGGTCATCATTGGGTGGGCATCAATTCGGCTGGTTTGGAATACTCGGCCATTTCGTTACTGTCGACGCTGCTGTTGCTGTACATTGCATTTTGGCTGAATAAGTTCAAACTAAACCGGCGAGTGGGCAACACTTGTCTGATAATGTACGCCATGTTTTTGATCATGGCCAGTCTGATCGAATTGAACGTATTCTTCCCAGTTAACCTACCCACCTGTGTGCGGTGA